ACCGGAAACCAGACAGGTTTTGCCTTCCAGCGTTTCGCCCCGCGTTGACAGCATTTCCTGAGCAAAATAGACAGCGCCATAACCGGTAGCTTCCGGACGAATGAGGGAACCACCCCAGTTGAGGCCTTTTCCGGTCAGAACGCCGGTGAATTCATTTCTTAATTTTTTGTACATGCCGAACAAAAATCCAATTTCACGGCCGCCAACACCGATGTCCCCGGCTGGAATGTCAGTATTTGGGCCAATGTGACGGAAAAGCTCAGTCATGAAACTTTGGCAGAAACGCATGACTTCATTGTCGCTCTTACCTTTGGGATCAAAATCAGAGCCACCTTTGCCGCCGCCCATGGGTAATGTAGTCAGTGAATTTTTGAAGACCTGTTCGAAAGCCAAAAATTTCAAAATACCCAAAGTTACAGAAGGATGAAAACGCAAACCGCCTTTGTAAGGACCAATCGCGCTGTTCATCTCGATTCGGAAACCACGATTTACATGTACTTCACCTTGATCGTCTGTCCAGGGTACTCGAAACATAATCACGCGTTCAGGCTCAATAATTCTTTCCACAATTTTAGCTTTGCGAAATTCAGGATGTCTTTCAATCACTAATTCCAAAGATTCAACAACTTCCTGCACTGCCTGATGGAATTCCGGTTCGGCAGGGTTCTTAGCTTTGACTTGGTCCATGATCTCATCAACGAATGACATAAGAACCTCTCCTTACAATTTTAATGTTTTGAGTTAAAGTGAGTTAGATTTTCCAACTTAATTTTCTGTTCAAAAATAAAAAAACTGAAGCGCCGTGTTTCCGGCACTTCAGTTTTTGCCTTGTTACTCAAAAAGCCTAACCAACTTAGAGAAGGAAAACCATGAAATGTGTTTTACTATCTGCTCGTCATCCATCTTGACTGTTTTTTGACAAGCTGCTATTATTTCTGAAAAAAAATGAATAGCCAGTTTTGTTCCGTCCTGGTCTTTAAGCATAACAAAATAGTCCTGAAGCTTGCTGATTCATTACAGTCCACATCAGGTGTGAAATTTTTTCTAATATAAAAAAAGGCTACATAAATTATGCAAAATGACAAAATCGGATAATAAAATTAGGGTTTTTATGCCCCAAACATACAAATTTTTTTTTTAATTGTCAATACTTTTTTTAAAAAAAATGTCCTGATTTAAAAATAAAATATTACGCTACTCGATTTCTTCCAGAATAGCGGCTGCCAAAAGAGGAAGCATGATTTCATGATGTCCCGTAAAAGAATAACCTTTACCGCCGGTGACTGTCGGGCGGTGAACCACGTTCATCTGAGGCCTGTAATGGCGAATCATGTCGAAATTCGCGGTAACGAAACCATGCGCCGGATGGCCTAAATTTCGCGCGATGGTGAGCGCCTTCAGAAAAACTTCCGGCAGCAGCACTGCCGATCCGATGTTGAGCACAACGGCGCCTTTGTCGAGCAAACTGACCTGATGGGCGAAAATTTTGAAGTCGCGAAAACTGAGCGCACCGATCATCGCGCCGTCCATTTGCGGGTGCTGGTGAATGATGTCCGTTCCGATCGCCACGTGGACAGTCACGGGAATTTGCAATCGATAGGCTTCAGCGAGAAGACTGATCTGTTTAAAATCAGCGTCTGAATCCAGAATGTACTTTCCGGCAGCTTCGCCAAAGCCGAGTTTTTTAGCGATTCCATTTTTGGCGGCGGCAAAAATGTGATGCGGCGTTTCTCTCACCATGCCGAAACTACCGTCGGCAAGAGCGGTTTCCACGTCTTCGGAAGTGGCGCCCCAGAACGCCATCTCTGTGTCGTGAATCATGCCGGCGCCGTTCAGGGCAAGAGTTTTAATGATGTTTTTTTCCATCAGTTGGATGATCAGAGGACTCAAACCGCATTTTATCACGTGGGCGCCCATCATAAGAATAATTTGTTTGCCATCTTTGTGAGCGGTAACGATTTTTTCGATTAATTTTTTAAAATCCGCAGCGACGAGAATTTCCGGAAGGGATGAAATAAATTCTTTGATGTTCATGCCTGTTTTGTAGGGTTTGGCTAACGCGCCGGCATTGACTTTACTCGGTCTGTCTTTGATGGAATAGGTGCGGATTTTGCTCAAATCAATTTCGCGGTAGCGGGACATGTTATTTCTTTTTCACTCCTTCCATTTTTTTCAATTCAGCCGTGATGTAGCCGATGATAATTTTGCTTTTCATTTGCACGGGAATTTTTCTCTCATCATCTGTGAGCCAGACCAATAATCTTCCTTTGCTTTTGAAAAGTCCCTCGGCGCGCAAAATCGGCTCCACCACGACGCAATCAAATGTGCCGGCTTTAACTCTGATTCGCTCTTTTTTGTGAACTTTGACCTCCAATGGATAGAGTTTATTGTCCGCGTGGTTGTCGAGAAAGAGAGACTTCCCAACCTCTAATTTTTGCGTACGGATGAAATAAAAAGACGTGAGAATATCGTGTACGTCGGGCGGAATTTGCAAACTATCTTTTTTGTTAGTCACTGCCCAGCCGTGATACTGGTCGTAAACGACAACTCGATCCGAGGAAAATTTTCCCTCGCGCAGATGTTTCTCAAATCCCCAACTGAAAAGTCCGTTTTTATCCATGTAGGAGATAATTTTGTCTCTGACTTTGAAAAAGGCGGAGAAAAAAGCGCTTGATCTGGCTTCGGTCTGAATTTTGTAGCATTGACGGCCCATTTTTTCTACAATTTTCGGGATTGACATGATGGCAGTCCCCGCTTTTATCGGGCCGTAGCGAATGATAAAAGTGAGTTTTTCTTTGACATCAAAAGCATTATTGGGAATGACGCGATCAATGGACTGGCTGGCGTCGAAATAGGCGAATTTGTCTTTTTTCAAATTGAGCGGCAAAAGGATTTTGTTCGTCGTGTCGTATTCTGTGGGCCTGCTTTCATATTTTTCGTTTAGCAAATCTTCCCCGGCGATGGCACTGTCAATTTTCGCGGATTCTGATTTTGATTTTGAAGTATCGGCAAGCGTGGTATCCGCTTTCGTTTTAGTTGTATCCGGCAGCGGATTTTGGTTTTGAGCGGATAAATTCCCCTGCATTGAGAGAAAAATCAGCAGCATAAAAATTACCAGCAATTCGCATTTTTTCGGGAACGGGCATTTCATCTATTTGGTCTCTTCATTATTCTGCTCCTCGATTTGTTCTCTTAAGATTGCTAAAATTCGGACTAATTCCCGGTCGATTTGTTCGATGATTTTTCGGTAAAAACTCAGCGTCTCTCCAATGGGATCGGGAATCGGAGGAAAATCCTGTCTGTCTTCCAGGTCGTCTTTCGCGAATTCGGTCAGCAGAAAAACTTTGTCGATGGAATCGGGAAAATGATTTCTGATGAAATCTTTGTGGTGATTTGCCATGACAAGAATGAGATCCGTTTTATCTACAAGCTCTCTTGTCAGCGGTTGCGATTTATGGGAAGAAATATCCACTCCTTTTTCTTCTGCCGCTTTGACGGCGTAATCTGTGGCTGGTGAATCAATGAAACCCAGAGTCCCCGCTGATTCAATTTCTACTTTTTTTAAAAATTCAGGGTACAATTTTTTCTTTAACAATCCTTCAGCCATAGGACTGCGGCAGGCATTGCCCGAACAGACAAAAAGTATGTGATATGGTTTACTCATAATTCTCCGATTACCTGTTCGATTTTTTCCCTGGCTATTGCTCCTTCGCGAAGAATTTTTATTTCCGAGCCAGCCACGGAAACCACGGTCGACGGCAGCGAAGTCGACGAAGCCCCGGCGTCGATGATGGCGTCTAATTTTTCGCCGAAAGTTTTAATGACATCGTCTGCGCTGGTCGGATTAGGTCCTCCGGCGAGATTCGCGCTCGTGGACGTGATAGGAACGCCGCTGCGCCTGATTAGTTCCAGACTAATACGGTGGGACGGAATGCGCACGCCGATGGTACCGACGCTGCCCGTAATCAACGGATTGACATGAGCGGCTGCCGGAAAAACCATGGTCAAAGGGCCGGGCCAGAAATGAGACGCGAGAATTTTTGCCTGCTCCGGGAAGAATTCCGTCAATGATTGCACCTGCTCCAGCCAGGCGGCTAAAATGAGAATGGGCTTGCTTTTCTGCCTCTCTTTCAAGGCAAACACCCTTTCCACGGCTTTATCATTATTGACGTCTGCTCCCAGTCCGTAAATTGTATCCGTAGGGTAGCCGATCACGCCACCGCGCTCGATAATGGCGACTCCTCTGTCCAGATCGTCCGAATCAGGATGTTTGGGATCAAGTTTGATGATTTCCATACTTCTCCTCTTTCAATGCAAACTGATATGATTCCGGAGTATCAATATCGATCCAGAAGTCATTTTCATCCATGAAAACAGCTTCCATTTGTCTCATTTCGATCAATTTTGTCACGCCGGCGCTTATTGATTCTTTTCCTGATCGTTGTTGTTCGTCCATCACAGTGAAAAAACGCTGATCCAGTACAAAAATACCGCAATCGATGGCATTATATTTTGGAATCTCTTTTCCGATATTCAAGATGTAACGGCCGTTCACTTCCACTTTAGTAGCATCATCAATATCAAAAATCTGATCAACTCGCGGGTCAACGAGCAATAAATTATTTTCTCGCGGATGACGTAAAATCCGTTCAATTGCGCTGCTGGAAACGATGTGGTCGGACATGGACAACAAAAAAGGATTTCCTCCCACGGCATCTCTGGCAGCCAATACGGAAACGCCATTCCCGCGTCTCCATTCATCATTTTTGACAAATTCTATCTGAAAACCAAAATAGTCATTTTTCTTCAAATAATCAATGATATGCTGAGCCTGAAATCCAACGACAATTGCGAATTCATCGATTCCAGCTTTTGAAATATTTTTCAAAATATTCGCCAGAATGGTCTCGTCTCCGAATGGCAGTAGAGTTTTCGGCTCCTCGCTATCAAGACGACT
This sequence is a window from Calditrichota bacterium. Protein-coding genes within it:
- a CDS encoding NTP transferase domain-containing protein, coding for MKAVIIAAGAGSRLDSEEPKTLLPFGDETILANILKNISKAGIDEFAIVVGFQAQHIIDYLKKNDYFGFQIEFVKNDEWRRGNGVSVLAARDAVGGNPFLLSMSDHIVSSSAIERILRHPRENNLLLVDPRVDQIFDIDDATKVEVNGRYILNIGKEIPKYNAIDCGIFVLDQRFFTVMDEQQRSGKESISAGVTKLIEMRQMEAVFMDENDFWIDIDTPESYQFALKEEKYGNHQT
- the gdhA gene encoding NADP-specific glutamate dehydrogenase; translated protein: MSFVDEIMDQVKAKNPAEPEFHQAVQEVVESLELVIERHPEFRKAKIVERIIEPERVIMFRVPWTDDQGEVHVNRGFRIEMNSAIGPYKGGLRFHPSVTLGILKFLAFEQVFKNSLTTLPMGGGKGGSDFDPKGKSDNEVMRFCQSFMTELFRHIGPNTDIPAGDIGVGGREIGFLFGMYKKLRNEFTGVLTGKGLNWGGSLIRPEATGYGAVYFAQEMLSTRGETLEGKTCLVSGSGNVAQYTVEKLLQLGAKPVTLSDSNGYIYDPEGIDEKKIAWVMDLKNVRRGRIKEYVEQFKSATYTAADPSLNHNPLWDHKADCAFPSATQNEINGKDAENLIKNGVYVVSEGANMPTTLDGVKVFLDKKILYGPGKAANAGGVAVSGLEMSQNSLRLSWSREEVDKRLHGIMKSIHKASVEAAEAYGAPGNYVNGANIAGFLKVARAMMDQGVC
- a CDS encoding DUF3108 domain-containing protein, with the protein product MKCPFPKKCELLVIFMLLIFLSMQGNLSAQNQNPLPDTTKTKADTTLADTSKSKSESAKIDSAIAGEDLLNEKYESRPTEYDTTNKILLPLNLKKDKFAYFDASQSIDRVIPNNAFDVKEKLTFIIRYGPIKAGTAIMSIPKIVEKMGRQCYKIQTEARSSAFFSAFFKVRDKIISYMDKNGLFSWGFEKHLREGKFSSDRVVVYDQYHGWAVTNKKDSLQIPPDVHDILTSFYFIRTQKLEVGKSLFLDNHADNKLYPLEVKVHKKERIRVKAGTFDCVVVEPILRAEGLFKSKGRLLVWLTDDERKIPVQMKSKIIIGYITAELKKMEGVKKK
- a CDS encoding threonylcarbamoyl-AMP synthase; protein product: MEIIKLDPKHPDSDDLDRGVAIIERGGVIGYPTDTIYGLGADVNNDKAVERVFALKERQKSKPILILAAWLEQVQSLTEFFPEQAKILASHFWPGPLTMVFPAAAHVNPLITGSVGTIGVRIPSHRISLELIRRSGVPITSTSANLAGGPNPTSADDVIKTFGEKLDAIIDAGASSTSLPSTVVSVAGSEIKILREGAIAREKIEQVIGEL
- a CDS encoding low molecular weight protein arginine phosphatase → MSKPYHILFVCSGNACRSPMAEGLLKKKLYPEFLKKVEIESAGTLGFIDSPATDYAVKAAEEKGVDISSHKSQPLTRELVDKTDLILVMANHHKDFIRNHFPDSIDKVFLLTEFAKDDLEDRQDFPPIPDPIGETLSFYRKIIEQIDRELVRILAILREQIEEQNNEETK